GATCTCAGCTGGATGACCTACGACGGCGACGACGCTGAACGGGCCCTGCCGGCGTTGATGCACAACATGGGCGAACTGGAATACCAGGAGGACTGGGCCCGCTGCTGGGTGGATCTCGGCACCAGCGATGGCGTTGCCCTTGATGTGCTGATCAACGCCCTTCGGCAGCTCGACAACGACGTGGTGGAGATTGAGGAACTGGTGATCGGCGGTCTCAACGACGACTGGCCGGTG
Above is a window of Synechococcus sp. MW101C3 DNA encoding:
- a CDS encoding DUF3531 family protein; this encodes MDVRFRDVDPFNCWIWVRFAAPPGQGERGYIDTTFESWFFLGKLGGFNAENLQVHEEGVDLSWMTYDGDDAERALPALMHNMGELEYQEDWARCWVDLGTSDGVALDVLINALRQLDNDVVEIEELVIGGLNDDWPVEDQPDAMFAPGVN